CGAATGAATTTCCATAATGCCAAGATATTGGGGAGGTGGTCTCTCTGGCCCCTGGTGTGCATACTGCATTCCTCACCTGAGATTTGCATCATTCCATCTGGTCCCCAGCCAGTAAAGCCCTGAGGACACTAGTACAGTGCCTAGCCTGGTGTGTGATAAGTGTTCAGTACAAGTTAGCTAAAGGGCCAGAGGTGTTTGGACATGAGAGGCAACAgcaaggggaagacagaggggcCAGAAGGGGCATGATGTTCATGGGGGAACTGGGACTAGTTCAGTGTGTCTGGAATGTGTGTGAGTATGGTGTGTGGTGGAAATAAGCAAGCAGTGATGAGGTTGGGCTGGTAGATGGTCTGGCTTTTATCCTAGGAGAGATGAGCAATGGTGACATTGGAGGGATTTAAGCAAGTGTGTAGTATGATCAGATTGGtgtgattttttgttttcttttctcagacagtttttttttgttgttgttttttttttagttagtgCAGAGGATGGATTTTAGAGTCTGGCACAGCTGTTGCACTatctgagagagagaggaggtgacAGTGGcatcagaggaaggagaggactgACCAGGAGCTGCTGTGAGGTGGACGCTCTGGGCTGTGGTGATGGATTGGATGTGTGGGGTGGTGAGCGTGAGATATATACGCCTCTGATGACTGCCCGGTGTCTGGCTGGGTGACTTAGGGAGGGTTGGTGCTGTTCCCTGAGAGGGTGACAGACCTTTAGGGGCAGAGGGATGAGTTCAGCTGTGGGCAGTTTAAGTGTGAGGTGCCTTTGGGATTCCTGGAGGGGAAGGGCCAGCAGGAAGACCTTGCTGGGAAAAGCAACTGAACCACATCTGGAACTGTGGTCTCCTGGCTCCCCAAATGGTGGTCCTTTGCTGTCTCCTGACTTGTTTCACTAACTTCCTAGAAGGCAGGGCTGTTGCCACAAGATACTTTTGCTCCCCATCGTGTTTGTCCACACGTTCAGACTAAGCCCCTGACTGCCTAGTACAGCACAGGATCCAGTCCCCAGGTGTGACATGTGAGGGCTTTCGAGtgacagttcaattcagttcagttcagttgctcagtcgtgtccaactcctgtgactccatggactgcggcatgccaggcttccctgcccatcaccaactcccggagcttactcaaactcatgtccattgagttggtgatgccgtccaaccatctcatcctctgtcttccccttctcctcctgcctccaaccttttccagcatcagtgtctttcccaatgagtcagttcttcgcatcaggtggccaaaatattggagcttcaggttcagcatcagtctttccaatgaatattcaggattgattgcctttaggattgattggtttgatctccttgctgtccaagggactctcaagagttttctccaacaccacagttcaaaagcatcaattcttaagtgctcagctttctttatggcccaactctcccatccatacatgactactggaaaaaccacagctttgactagacagacctttgtcggcaaagtaacgtgtctgctttgtaatatgctgtctaggtttgtcagtttttcttccaagtagccaagtgtcttttaatttcatggctgtggtcaccatatacagtgatttttggagcccaagaaaatagtctgtcactgtttccattgtttcctcatctgtttgccatgaagtgattggactggatgccatgatctttgttttttgaatgttgagttttaaaccagctttttcattctcctctttcaccttcatcaagaggctctttagttcctcttcaatttctgccaatagggtggtgtcatctgcgtatttgaGTGACAGTTCAATAACCTTCTGTTGGGAAAGCTCTGTGGAGCTGCAGAGACAAGCCCCTAAAGAGTCCTGCCCTCGAGGCATCCGCATTGTTATGAAACATTGTGGACTCAAAGCAgaagggcttcagttcagttcagtcgctcagttgtgactgactctttgtgaccccatggactgcagcatgccaggcctccctgtccatcaccaactcccggagtttactcaaactcatgcccattgagttggtgatgccatccaaccatttcatcctctgtgtccccttctcctcctgccttcaatctttcccagcatcagggtgttttcaaatgtcagttctttgcatcaggtgtccaaagtattggagtttcagcctcaacatcagtcagAAGGGTTTAAATAGCAAACAAAATGTGCCAAACAAAATGTGGTGGGATACAAAGGAGAGAGCCCCTTTAAAAAGCTAGGAAAGGCTGTGTTCAAGTGATGGTGTATAAGGTGGCTTGAATAAAAGCCCCAGATCTCCCCAGAGAACAGCATGAACAACATAGAGATGTGGGCAGTACAGACAGTGTAGAGAGGGGTTGGTGGTGTGCAGGGGTGAGTAGAACATCGGGCTCACAAAGTGGGGGCTGTTTTCTGGGGACCCAAGGACTCAGCTGAAGAATGTGGTCTTCCTGCTCTGATAATGGGGAGCAAGCATAGGTTCTTGGGTGGTGAATCAGCCAGAATCTGGCCAAAGTACAGGACCAGCGTGAGTGATGTAAGGCTTTGTTGTGGAGAACAGAGCTGTCATTTGTGGGAGCTGCAGGAGAAGCCTCTGCCGCGCTCGGCCTCTGCGCTTGGTGTCAGGTCTGAAGCTGCTCTCGGGTGGCGTGAAGGGGCAGGTGGGGACAGACCAGCGCCCAGGAGGACACGCTGGAACCCGTGTCTGGCCCTCGCTGCCTTGGACTCAGTGACACTGCTGACCCCAGGAGGAGCTGGCGCTCTCTGATTGGAGCTCCCTTCGCTCGGGCCTCAGAGCAGCTGCAGGTGGCCTGGCAGGAGCCCGAGGGGCTGCACTGACAGCAAGTGAGGGCTCCACCACCTCAGCGCGGCCTTGcctcttctttccatctcttccagaTTCTCTCGTGCTCAACCCGAACCCAGAatctgagaggaaaggaaagtgtTGGAGGGCCGGTTGAAACCTAGCTGGATACTCCAGTCCAGAGTCACACAAGCCAGCTAACCAGTGCTCCCTGGGGTGATTAACCTGGAAGCAGCCAGTGAGGCACAGCTGGCCAGAGAATGGAAGCTCTAGAAACCTCTAGTAGCTCCTGGGTTGACGGTAGGGTAGTGGCATTGTCACCAGGCTCTTCAGGAATTCCTtactcctccccctccttccagaAGTGGGGTAGGTGGGCACTCCCAGGCCTTGGTGTCGGCTCTGGCCTGTGCCTTGAATGATTGGCCAAGGAGGTAGAAGAGGAAGTACCCGGTCATTTCTGAGTGGAAGCTGAAAGAATCCACACAGGCTCTgtcatcttctctttttcttttgccatttGACTAGCATTGTGCCATatggcagatgctttatcatcctGAGGCCCACAGGATGAAAAAGATGAAGTAGATTCCCCCATCCAATCTCTGATGGACCTGGAGAGTGAGCAAGAAAAAGAACCTTTGTATTTTTAAGCCTCTGCAATTTTGAAGTCAAGCCACAGTATAACTagttccccaggtggcactagtggtaaagaatccccctgccaatacaggagacataagaagtcctagttcaatacctgggtggggaagatcccctggaagaggacatggcaacccactcgagtattcttgcctgaagaatgccatggacaaagaagcctggtggactagagcTCATAGATTCCCAAAGATTTGGCCAGGAGTAAAGCaactcaccacacacacacctgcctgaCGGTCTTAGAGAACAACAGGAAAGCCGGCCATCTTCCTGGAGAGGAGGTCTCCCTTCAACAGAGCTATAGCGGCAGCCTTCACCTCTGCATTCCTTAGGCTGTAGATGATGGGGTTAAGCGAGGGGGTCACGACCCCATAGAACAATGCAAGAAGCTTATCCAAGTAGAGGTCCTTGGCCTTGGGCTTGAAGTACATGAAGGAGATAGTCCCATAGAAAATCACCACCACTGTGAGGTGGGCAGAGCAGGTAGAGAAGGCTTTGTGCCGGCCGGCAGCAGAGGGCACCCTCAGGATGGCAGTGAGGATGAACACGTAGGACAGGAAGATGAGCAGCAGCGGGGGCAGTGTCACAACAGCTGAAGCCACCAATAATATCAGTGCATTGAGAGAGATGTCCCCACAGGCGAGTTTCAGCACCGCCAAGATCtcacagaagaagtggttgaTGATATTGTGGCCACAGAAGGGGAGGCTCCAGGTGAGAATGGATTGGAGAAGGGAGTTGGCAAAGCCAGCACCCCAGCTCAGCGTCACCATCCATGTGCACATGTGCCGGTTCATGAGCTCTGAGTAGCGAAGCGGCTGGCAGATGGCCACGTACCGGTCACACGCCATCATGGCCAGGAGCACACACTCCATGGAGCCCAGCGCCAGGGTCAGGTACATCTGCAGGGCACAGCCAGGGAAGGAGATGGTGCTTTGGGTTTCCAGGAAGTTGACCAGCATGAGAGGCACAAAGGAGGATGTGCCAGAGATGTCCATGAGGGCGAGGTtgctgaggaagaagtacatgggggtgtgcaggcGGGGGTCCAGCATGTTCAGCCCAATGAGGAGGGCATTCCCCAGCACGTTCATGGAGTAGATGCCCAGGCAGAGCACAAACAGGACCATCTCTAGGTTGTGGTGGTCGTGTAGCCCCAGCAGGACAAACTCTGTCACGACCGTCTGGTTTGCCCCATTCGTCTCACTctccatccatctcattctccCTCTTTTCCCCTCTGCACCATGAAGGTGTTGGATTAAGCACCAGTGGGCCTGGGAGCCAAGCAACGTGGATGTGTTACCTGGGGCGGGTCAGCCCTGCCTCTGGAACTCAGTTTCACCTTCGGTATAATGAGAGAATGGACTTCAAGTCTGCAAGCCAACTCTCTCAGTTCTGTAGTTCTGGTGTAACTTACAGGAGATGGGGTCCATTCTAATCTCCTAGGctgttctctcttctccccaggCTGACCTAGGGGAGACAAGAGAATAAATTCTTGTTTCTTGAGCTCCTTTTGAATCTGCAGTGTTCTTGGCTGTTAAGAGGAAGCACGTTTTCTAGGTTATGACTTCATGCGGCTGAATGATGCCCTTAGGATTTCAAATTCATTCACTTACTGAGGATTTGTTGAGTGCCTACCCTGTGCAGGGTGTTTAGGTGCTGGGCTATATCAGTAAGAAAACTATGTGGACAAAAGATTCCACATTTGTATTTGTAACACTGCTACTCCTCTTTCTCAAATTAAGTGGGATGAGCTTGGGAAGGCAGGTGGGTTTTGAATGATGGTCACCTCATTCCTTTGGGCATAAAGGTTGAACATTTCTACTGCACAGGATGTACAGCCTTATTCAGGTGTCTCTCCTTAAGATCAGAGACcatgtattgatttttaaaagaatatacaaGAACATACTTATCCCAATAGAGCCACTGGTCACAATATTTAACTCTGGACATAAAAGCCAATTGAGTCTCCTCTTGGTCTCCATATAGCTTTTTAGAATAAATGATATTACAATAATATTATACAGGAGGGAAAGGCAGGTTCTAATCTGACAGAGGTGTCCTGGGTCACTGACCTGCTCTAtaaagagagggtgggaagcaGCCACAGTCTTCACCCAGGAGCCACCATGTCTCTTCTGAGCTGGTCTCAGCCCCTTGGGAAATGCCAGTATCTGGAGGGAGCCAAGTGTCAAGTGTTAGATGGAAAGCTGTCTTGTGGCCCAGGTAACCCCCTGCTCTTAGGGATAAATAGGAGCTGATAGTGAATTTTAACTTGTCAGAAGATCAAAtcatctctctctccatctcttcacTCCTTGATTGACATGAGGCCAATGTCCTATGACAACGTTAGAGtcctctctgtccttcagcaATGGTTCCCTGCCCCTCATTCTTCCTGTAGAATTGCATCTATCGTTCATTTCA
This portion of the Bubalus bubalis isolate 160015118507 breed Murrah chromosome 3, NDDB_SH_1, whole genome shotgun sequence genome encodes:
- the LOC112583493 gene encoding olfactory receptor 13C4-like; amino-acid sequence: MRWMESETNGANQTVVTEFVLLGLHDHHNLEMVLFVLCLGIYSMNVLGNALLIGLNMLDPRLHTPMYFFLSNLALMDISGTSSFVPLMLVNFLETQSTISFPGCALQMYLTLALGSMECVLLAMMACDRYVAICQPLRYSELMNRHMCTWMVTLSWGAGFANSLLQSILTWSLPFCGHNIINHFFCEILAVLKLACGDISLNALILLVASAVVTLPPLLLIFLSYVFILTAILRVPSAAGRHKAFSTCSAHLTVVVIFYGTISFMYFKPKAKDLYLDKLLALFYGVVTPSLNPIIYSLRNAEVKAAAIALLKGDLLSRKMAGFPVVL